The proteins below come from a single Malus domestica chromosome 03, GDT2T_hap1 genomic window:
- the LOC139194669 gene encoding uncharacterized protein, which yields MPSDSEEEEEKDSNQKKNNNKDKSQSSQGPRKTQCFKRSGTSSNSSSGSLSSTAPRRGGRFLGGSSLGHFARVLIDCGATHFVISNTFAQTTRPHPTPLGYELEFSMPRGETCYVSWVYQGCSVLVENVVVLADLVSLDIVDLDVILGMDWLYYNRAKMDCYGKTITFHRPGLPMVTFVGKHSGVRHDIISTMRAKRLLRNGCQGYLVHMVLNVDTPISVEDVRVVGHFPDVFPDDLPGLPLVREVEFTIDLLPGIDFISLTPYRMSPAELRELKIQLQELVDKGFIQPSTSP from the exons ATGCCCAGTGACAgcgaggaagaggaagaaaaagatagtaaccagaagaaaaataataataaagataaGAGCCAGTCATCACAGGGACCTCGCAAGACGCAGTGTTTTAAGAGAAGTGGTACTAGTTCCAATTCTTCCAGTGGGAGTTTGAGTTCTACTGCACCGAGAagaggtggccggtttttaggtgGTTCTAG tcttggtcattttgctagagtattaattgattgtggtgctacacactTTGTTATTTCTAATACATTTGCTCAGACAACGCGACCTCATCCCACACCTCTCGGATATGAGTTAGAGTTTTCAATGCCTAGAGGTGAGACATGTTATGTTAGTTGGGTGTATCAAGGATGTTCCGTGTTGGTGGAGAATGTCGTTGTGCTAGCTGATCTCGTTTCGTTAGATATCGTTGATTTAGATGTTATTTTGGGCATGGATTGGCTATATTACAATCGTGCCAAGATGGATTGTTACGGGAAGACAATCACTTTTCATCGTCCAGGCTTGCCTATGGTCACATTTGTGGGCAAGCATAGTGGAGTGAGACACGACATTATTTCTACCATGAGGGCTAAAAGGTTATTGAGGAACGGTTGTCAGGGGTATTTGGTTCACATGGTATTAAATGTCGATACTCCAATCAGTGTAGAGGATGTACGAGTAGTAGGGCATTTCCCTGACGTATTTCCTGATGATTTACCTGGACTACCACTAGTCCGAGAAGTGGAGTTCACTATCGATTTACTTCCAGGTATAGATTTTATTTCTTTAACTCCTTATCGAATGTCTCCTGCTGAATTGCgggaattgaaaattcagttacaggaattggttgataagggtttcattcagcctagtacttcaccttag
- the LOC103427243 gene encoding serine/threonine-protein kinase D6PKL1-like yields the protein MSTLRSTCEIVESREELHSESKMDEKGGKHSMLKLGNKYSIEDDINQLFQAIDGRKSARISGLSHEASKDALRKSAMKRPMRVGSSNTSGIGISEPVSLKQALRGLCITQASELAAMKRLPRPGRSSGVSEAGTIKRLYGTVVAEANGPGLPMTEGKGNYVEVSLVPETSKNSENNPGSMQSETQVDTARTLGAGLMPDASKTRLAPHDQITPFSSAVKSDISKGEDRGPESAESSFNFHHGKKVMQRGAVASVSADVPINSSNSNKGLHSAASPSGSSTGSKVSKSSGSSSHLIKPVLRSKNVVKKNIKQDSSSGSSSSKSDNRQVDSDSCSSTSKLKDQTYNCTPKHEGKGNEKISLASSSTSLSKELNSGIVNRGTSTLDFASNYSSRINSAVTKVDERSRSKENGDFSQSSKSSIGDCSSTTCTSEESSLSGSGRSGKRPHMSRDLRWEAIHHVQKQHGSLGLKHFKLLRRIGSGDIGTVYLAELTGTNCVFALKVMDNEFLATRKKMIRAQTEREILEMLDHPFLPTLYSHCVSDNLSCLVMEYCPGGDLHVLRQKQPGRSFCEQAARFYVAEVLLALEYLHMLGVVYRDLKPENILVREDGHIMLTDFDLSLRCAVNPTLLKSSSPVLESTGKMSSPCIESSCIDPFCLQPSWQVPCFTPRLLSAAAKSRKVKSELAAQVSPLPQLVVEPTSARSNSFVGTHEYLAPEIIKGDGHGNAVDWWTYGIFLFELLYGKTPFKGSGNEDTLSNVVSKSLKFPNTPIVSFYARDLIRGLLIKDPENRLGSVKGAAEIKQHPFFEGLNWALIRCAVPPELPKWGDIGISTQSASQKQESTGCKELEGIEEHIDFDLF from the exons ATGAGTACATTGCGCTCTACATGTGAAATTGTTGAATCAAGAGAAGAGCTCCACTCGGAGTCCAAAATGGACGAGAAAGGTGGAAAACACAGCATGCtaaaattaggaaataaatATTCAATCGAGGATGATATTAATCAGCTTTTTCAGGCAATTGATGGTAGAAAGTCTGCTAGGATATCAGGTCTGTCGCATGAGGCTAGCAAAGATGCTTTGAGGAAGAGTGCTATGAAAAGGCCAATGAGAGTTGGTTCATCAAATACATCAGGTATCGGAATTTCAGAGCCTGTGAGTTTGAAGCAAGCACTTAGAGGATTGTGCATCACTCAGGCATCAGAGTTGGCTGCCATGAAGCGGCTACCGAGGCCAGGTCGTTCATCAGGAGTTTCAGAAGCAGGAACTATCAAAAGGTTGTATGGCACAGTGGTAGCCGAGGCTAACGGGCCTGGCCTACCTATGACTGAAGGTAAAGGGAATTATGTAGAGGTGTCCCTTGTGCCTGAAACATCCAAAAATTCTGAAAACAATCCTGGATCCATGCAATCAGAGACACAGGTTGATACTGCCAGAACTTTGGGAGCTGGACTGATGCCCGATGCTAGTAAGACCAGATTAGCACCGCATGATCAAATTACTCCTTTTTCATCAGCAGTTAAAAGTGATATATCGAAGGGAGAAGATAGAGGACCGGAATCAGCAGAATCTTCATTCAACTTTCATCATGGTAAGAAAGTCATGCAGAGGGGTGCGGTTGCTTCTGTCTCTGCCGATGTTCCAATTAATTCTTCAAATTCAAACAAGGGGCTGCACTCTGCTGCTTCTCCATCTGGCTCTAGCACTGGTAGTAAGGTAAGCAAATCATCTGGCAGTAGTTCACATCTAATCAAGCCGGTCCTCAGGAGCAAAAACGTGGTTAAGAAAAATATCAAGCAGGATTCAAGTTCTGGCTCTAGTAGTTCCAAATCAGATAACCGACAAGTTGATAGTGATTCATGCTCTAGTACTAGCAAGTTAAAGGACCAAACATACAACTGTACTCCAAAGCATGAAGGGAaaggaaatgagaaaatatCTCTGGCATCAAGCAGTACAAGTCTTAGCAAAGAATTGAATTCAGGTATTGTTAACAGAGGTACAAGCACACTGGATTTCGCTTCAAATTACAGTAGTAGGATTAACTCTGCGGTGACAAAAGTTGATGAGAGGTCAAGATCAAAGGAAAACGGGGATTTCTCACAAAGCTCAAAAAGTAGCATTGGTGACTGTAGCAGCACTACATGCACTAGTGAGGAGAGCAGTCTAAGTGGGTCTGGTCGTAGCGGCAAGAGGCCTCACATGTCAAGAGACTTGAGATGGGAAGCCATCCATCACGTCCAGAAGCAGCATGGAAGCTTAGGTTTGAAGCACTTTAAGTTGCTTAGGAGGATCGGTTCTGGGGACATTGGGACTGTTTATCTTGCCGAGCTAACTGGAACAAATTGTGTATTTGCTTTGAAAGTGATGGACAACGAGTTTTTGGCTACCAGGAAGAAAATGATCAGGGCCCAAACAGAAAGAGAGATACTGGAAATGCTGGATCATCCATTTCTTCCCACACTATATTCCCATTGTGTGTCAGATAACCTCTCATGTTTGGTTATGGAGTATTGTCCGGGTGGGGATCTGCACGTGCTGCGGCAAAAGCAACCTGGCAGGAGTTTCTGTGAACAAGCGGCCAG GTTTTATGTCGCTGAAGTCCTCCTTGCCTTGGAGTATTTACACATGCTAGGAGTTGTGTATCGAGACTTGAAACCTGAAAATATTCTGGTCCGAGAAGACGGCCACATCATGCTCACAGATTTTGATTTGTCACTTAGATGTGCGGTCAATCCAACGCTGCTTAAATCATCGTCTCCTGTTTTGGAGAGCACAGGAAAGATGTCAAGCCCATGCATAGAATCTAGCTGCATTGATCCTTTTTGCCTTCAACCATCCTGGCAAGTTCCATGCTTCACTCCCAGACTTTTATCCGCTGCTGCAAAGTCTCGAAAAGTGAAATCCGAGCTTGCTGCCCAGGTCAGTCCATTGCCACAGCTTGTAGTGGAGCCAACTAGTGCCCGGTCCAACTCATTTGTTGGAACCCATGAATACCTTGCCCCGGAGATCATTAAAGGAGACGGCCATGGGAATGCTGTTGATTGGTGGACATATGGAATCTTTCTGTTCGAGCTGTTATATGGTAAGACACCCTTCAAGGGGTCAGGAAATGAGGACACATTATCCAATGTTGTGTCGAAAAGTCTCAAGTTCCCAAATACACCTATAGTGAGTTTTTATGCAAGGGATCTGATCAGAGGCCTCTTAATAAAGGACCCTGAAAATCGTTTAGGATCAGTGAAAGGGGCTGCAGAAATCAAGCAACATCCTTTCTTTGAAGGcctcaattgggcattgattcGGTGTGCGGTACCACCAGAGCTTCCCAAGTGGGGTGATATTGGAATTAGTACACAATCTGCATCACAGAAACAGGAGAGCACGGGCTGCAAGGAGTTGGAGGGTATAGAAGAGCATATAGACTTTGACCTGTTTTAA
- the LOC103418893 gene encoding alkaline/neutral invertase E, chloroplastic-like, with amino-acid sequence MATSEVVRQVMSGALPRLGCFDICLSNMNGVVSVKPGVNNARKISSLSVQVHKSSRVLRDRRRICALQGRNDVFHGKDRVRRLDSMSCKCQQAESLRGATEEDQHGAVFVDKSDKAVSVPPNGITSPDIDELKVDQQLNQEVGGFGSNTKPTAARKKKGSTRKSKADLIEEEAWTLLKNSMVYYCNNPVGTIAANDPSSPGTLNYDQVFIRDFIPSGIAFLLKGEYDIVRNFILHTLQLQSWEKTMDCYSPGQGLMPASFKVRTVPLDGDEFATEDVLDPDFGEAAIGRVAPVDSGLWWIILLRAYGKCSGDLSVQERVDVQTGIKMILKLCLADGFDMFPTLLVTDGSCMIDRRMGIHGHPLEIQALFYSALLCAREMLAPEEASADLVRALNNRLVALSFHIREHYWIDMRKLNEIYRYKTEEYSYDAVNKFNIYPDQIPSWLVGFMPSTGGYLIGNLQPAHMDFRFFSLGNLWSIVSSLATDLQSHAILDLIEAKWDELVADMPFKICYPALEGQEWQIITGSDPKNTPWSYHNGGSWPTLLWQLTVACIKLNRPEIAAKAVEIAEKRISIDNWPEYYDTKRARFIGKQAQLYQTWSVAGYLVAKLLLANPSAAKNLVNEEDSELINAFSCMISASPRRKRGWKKQILV; translated from the exons ATGGCTACTTCGGAAGTTGTTCGACAAGTTATGTCTGGGGCATTACCTCGACTGGGCTGTTTTGATATATGTTTGAGCAATATGAATGGAGTTGTTTCTGTTAAGCCCGGTGTTAATAATGCACGGAAAATAAGTTCACTGAGTGTCCAAGTGCATAAAAGTTCAAGAGTTTTGAGGGACCGCAGGAGGATATGTGCGTTGCAGGGGAGAAATGATGTTTTTCATGGAAAGGATCGTGTCCGTAGGTTGGATTCAATGAGTTGCAAATGTCAACAGGCAGAAAGTTTAAGAGGGGCAACTGAAGAAGATCAGCACGGGGCAGTTTTCGTAGACAAATCAGATAAAGCAGTATCAGTTCCTCCTAATGGTATAACTAGTCCAGATATTGATGAATTGAAGGTGGATCAACAACTGAATCAGGAAGTGGGAGGTTTTGGGTCAAATACCAAGCCGACTGCAGCTAGAAAAAAGAAAGGTTCTACACGGAAGTCTAAGGCTGATTTGATTGAGGAGGAAGCATGGACCTTACTAAAGAACTCCATGGTCTATTATTGTAACAATCCTGTTGGAACCATTGCCGCTAATGATCCAAGCTCTCCTGGTACCCTTAACTATGATCAGGTCTTTATTCGTGACTTCATTCCTTCTGGGATAGCTTTCCTTTTAAAGGGGGAGTATGATATTGTGCGGAACTTCATTCTTCATACCCTTCAGTTGCAG AGCTGGGAGAAAACCATGGATTGTTATAGTCCTGGTCAAGGACTAATGCCCGCCAGTTTCAAGGTTCGCACTGTTCCACTTGATGGTGATGAGTTTGCAACTGAAGATGTATTGGATCCTGACTTTGGTGAAGCTGCTATTGGTCGTGTTGCCCCAGTTGACTCTG GGTTATGGTGGATTATATTGTTACGAGCTTATGGAAAGTGCTCTGGAGATCTTTCAGTGCAGGAAAGAGTTGATGTGCAAACGGGGATAAAAATGATTTTAAAGCTATGTCTTGCTGATGGTTTTGATATGTTTCCAACATTATTGGTTACAGATGGTTCTTGCATGATAGATCGCCGCATGGGAATTCATGGCCATCCTTTGGAGATTCAG GCACTGTTTTATTCAGCATTACTTTGTGCGCGTGAGATGCTTGCTCCAGAGGAAGCATCAGCGGACCTTGTGCGAGCACTTAACAACCGTCTGGTTGCATTGTCCTTCCATATCAGGGAACATTACTGGATTGATATGAGAAAACTCAATGAAATTTACCGATACAAGACAGAGGAATACTCGTACGATGCTGTTAATAAGTTCAATATTTACCCAGATCAGATTCCGTCGTGGCTGGTGGGATTTATGCCCAGTACTGGCGGGTACTTGATTGGAAACCTGCAGCCTGCTCACATGGACTTTCGTTTCTTTTCTCTTGGAAACTTATGGTCTATTGTAAGTAGTCTCGCAACAGACTTGCAGTCACATGCTATTCTGGATCTTATTGAAGCAAAATGGGATGAATTAGTGGCAGATATGCCGTTTAAAATATGTTACCCTGCTCTTGAAGGCCAGGAATGGCAAATCATCACCGGCAGCGATCCCAAAAACAC TCCCTGGTCTTACCATAATGGAGGTTCTTGGCCAACGTTGCTCTGGCAG CTCACGGTGGCATGCATAAAACTTAACAGACCAGAAATTGCAGCGAAGGCTGTCGAGATTGCTGAGAAGCGCATATCTATTGACAACTGGCCTGAATATTACGACACCAAGCGAGCAAGATTTATTGGAAAGCAGGCACAGCTGTATCAAACTTGGTCGGTTGCTGGATACCTTGTAGCAAAGCTCCTCCTTGCCAACCCAAGTGCAGCAAAGAATCTTGTGAATGAAGAGGATTCGGAGCTCATAAATGCATTCTCATGCATGATTAGTGCCAGTCCAAGAAGGAAACGTGGTTGGAAAAAACAGATTTTAGTATGA